The Armatimonadota bacterium genome includes a window with the following:
- a CDS encoding glycosyl transferase — MSLQDYGRFEEGGRVFRITRPDTPAPWVNYIGNGRLMGLISHAGGGYTYWRCPRDSRITRHRYNALPWDRPGRYIYIRNEEGRYWSPTWQPVPLELEAYSCRHSMGWTAIESEVDGIRACVLYFVPPDDDVEIWRVRLSETQGRRRSLQITPYMELCLGHALVDLINQPNDQHFNRTNWDAVNQILFATKDYWVQYRTATVAQPNQAWDREVFFATSLPVESFESRKETFIGRWRSEGNPEGIERGRLLNTEITAGDACAALQCAVTLEPGQHVEFTVLLGVVPRGERETARRIVGQGRDSAWVEREFQRVEQWWSAFLDALQVRTPDPEVDILMNYWLRKQTWATYYATRSAGYYHGGLLFGSGVRDSAQDLLGPIIADPRMAEAKILNILRHQFSDGSTLHNWFPLTDEGEKTGHSDTPLWIPLAVTSYIRETGDFGYLERMVPWQDGGEDTVLEHLIRSLDYTLHHRMSPRNLPLFGPGDWNDTLDYVGRKGIGESIWVAEFLCFGLREAALLLRRAGLERKATEYEKWYTTVAEAINTLAWDGEWYIRGFRDDGGVIGSSRNREGRIFLNAQSWAVISGIAPPERARMAMDSAYRLCATSRGPKILAPAYRTVDPGIGLATRCVPGKKENGAIFNHPVSWAILAEAMLGNAGRAWEYFRRTMPMRQAADPDTYLMEPYVYSEYVTSDEHPEFGQASHSWLTGSAVWMFRTMLDWMLGVRPDYDGLIVSPTLPPEWPEAHVRRRFRACIYDIHIKRDASIRGEARITLDGAPHSGPLPPGPAGTLFRVECLVGE; from the coding sequence ATGAGCTTGCAGGACTACGGACGATTTGAGGAAGGCGGGCGCGTTTTCCGCATCACGCGGCCGGACACTCCCGCCCCGTGGGTCAACTATATCGGCAACGGGCGGCTGATGGGACTGATATCCCACGCCGGAGGAGGTTACACCTACTGGCGATGTCCACGGGACAGCCGCATCACTCGCCACCGCTACAACGCCCTGCCCTGGGACCGGCCCGGGCGCTACATCTATATCCGTAATGAAGAGGGCCGCTACTGGTCCCCCACGTGGCAGCCGGTGCCGCTTGAGCTCGAAGCCTACTCCTGCCGCCATTCGATGGGCTGGACCGCCATCGAATCGGAAGTCGACGGGATCCGCGCCTGCGTGCTGTACTTTGTGCCGCCGGATGACGATGTTGAGATCTGGCGCGTGCGTCTGAGCGAGACGCAGGGCCGCAGGCGATCGCTTCAGATCACGCCCTACATGGAACTGTGTCTGGGGCACGCCCTGGTGGACCTGATCAACCAGCCGAACGACCAGCACTTCAACCGGACAAATTGGGATGCCGTAAATCAGATTCTCTTCGCCACCAAGGACTACTGGGTGCAGTACCGCACCGCCACCGTTGCTCAACCGAACCAGGCCTGGGACCGGGAGGTGTTCTTCGCCACCTCCCTGCCGGTAGAATCGTTCGAGTCCCGCAAAGAGACCTTCATTGGACGCTGGCGCTCGGAGGGCAATCCCGAAGGGATCGAGCGCGGGCGGCTTCTCAATACGGAGATCACGGCCGGTGACGCCTGCGCCGCACTGCAGTGTGCCGTGACGCTGGAGCCAGGGCAGCACGTGGAGTTCACCGTGCTGCTCGGGGTCGTCCCAAGAGGAGAGCGAGAGACTGCCCGCAGGATCGTTGGGCAAGGGCGCGACAGCGCCTGGGTGGAGCGCGAGTTCCAACGCGTGGAACAGTGGTGGAGTGCGTTTCTGGACGCGCTGCAGGTCAGGACGCCAGACCCGGAGGTAGACATCCTGATGAACTACTGGCTGCGTAAGCAGACCTGGGCCACCTACTATGCCACGCGTAGCGCGGGTTACTACCATGGCGGCCTGCTGTTTGGCAGCGGCGTGCGAGACAGCGCGCAGGATCTGCTTGGCCCCATCATCGCCGATCCCCGGATGGCAGAGGCGAAGATTCTGAACATCCTCCGGCACCAGTTCTCCGACGGAAGCACCCTGCACAACTGGTTTCCGTTGACGGACGAAGGAGAGAAGACCGGCCACTCCGATACGCCTCTGTGGATCCCGCTGGCCGTCACCTCCTACATCCGCGAGACCGGCGACTTCGGCTATCTGGAACGCATGGTCCCGTGGCAGGATGGCGGAGAGGATACAGTGCTGGAGCACCTGATCCGATCGCTGGATTACACGCTCCACCACCGGATGTCCCCCCGCAACCTTCCCCTGTTCGGGCCCGGCGACTGGAACGACACTCTGGATTATGTGGGCCGCAAGGGCATCGGCGAGAGCATCTGGGTGGCGGAGTTCCTCTGCTTCGGCCTGCGCGAGGCTGCATTGCTCCTGCGCCGCGCGGGGCTGGAGAGAAAGGCAACAGAATATGAGAAGTGGTACACCACAGTCGCGGAGGCAATCAACACCCTGGCCTGGGACGGCGAATGGTATATCCGGGGATTCCGTGACGACGGTGGGGTGATCGGGAGCTCGCGCAATAGGGAGGGACGCATCTTCCTGAACGCTCAGAGCTGGGCGGTCATCAGCGGGATCGCTCCACCGGAGCGCGCAAGGATGGCGATGGACAGCGCCTACCGCCTGTGCGCCACGTCTCGAGGTCCCAAGATCCTGGCTCCGGCCTACCGCACGGTGGATCCCGGCATTGGTCTGGCCACACGCTGTGTGCCCGGCAAGAAAGAGAACGGAGCCATCTTCAACCATCCGGTGAGCTGGGCCATCCTTGCCGAGGCGATGCTCGGCAACGCCGGTCGGGCCTGGGAATACTTCCGCCGGACGATGCCGATGAGGCAGGCCGCCGACCCGGACACTTACCTGATGGAGCCCTACGTCTACAGCGAATATGTCACCAGCGACGAGCATCCCGAGTTCGGGCAGGCGTCGCACTCCTGGCTGACCGGCTCCGCGGTCTGGATGTTCCGGACTATGCTGGACTGGATGCTGGGAGTCCGTCCGGATTACGACGGGCTGATCGTCTCCCCCACGCTGCCGCCGGAGTGGCCGGAGGCGCATGTCCGGCGCAGGTTCCGCGCCTGCATCTATGACATCCACATCAAGCGGGATGCCTCAATCCGGGGCGAAGCGCGGATTACGCTTGACGGAGCTCCTCACAGCGGTCCACTACCGCCAGGACCGGCGGGAACGCTGTTCCGCGTGGAGTGCCTGGTGGGCGAGTGA
- a CDS encoding ABC transporter permease — translation MLAPAVVLYGIFVLYPMAQAFHLSLYRWSGLSEARQFVGLANFQALFTEDPPQFLRYLGHNVIFLAVSALVTLPLALFFAVVLAGRVRGAGFFRAVYLFPNVISVVAVATLWYFIYDHDYGLLNAALRLAGLESLQRTWLGDSRTALYAIIATSIWASLGFYILLFSAGVQNIPPSYMEAAELDGAGSWQKFRHVTLPLVWEVFKLGVLYLVIHALNLFGLVYVMNLNQPNSDTDVILTYLYQKGFAENDFGYAAAIASVGFVIILLTVLLSLRLLKRETVEY, via the coding sequence ATGCTGGCGCCGGCCGTGGTGCTTTACGGCATCTTTGTGCTGTACCCCATGGCCCAGGCGTTCCACCTCTCGCTGTACCGGTGGAGCGGTCTGTCCGAGGCGCGACAATTCGTGGGGCTTGCCAACTTTCAGGCGCTGTTCACGGAAGATCCGCCTCAGTTCTTGCGTTATCTCGGTCATAACGTCATCTTCCTGGCGGTCAGTGCGTTAGTGACGCTTCCGCTGGCACTGTTCTTCGCGGTGGTGCTTGCCGGACGGGTGAGAGGGGCGGGCTTTTTCCGGGCTGTCTATCTGTTCCCGAATGTCATCTCGGTGGTGGCGGTCGCAACACTCTGGTACTTCATCTACGACCACGACTACGGCCTGTTGAACGCGGCGCTGCGTCTGGCGGGATTGGAGTCGCTGCAGAGAACCTGGCTGGGCGACAGCCGGACGGCGCTCTACGCCATCATCGCCACCAGCATTTGGGCCAGCCTGGGGTTTTACATCCTGCTGTTCTCAGCGGGAGTGCAGAATATCCCGCCCAGCTATATGGAGGCTGCCGAGCTGGATGGAGCGGGCTCGTGGCAGAAGTTCCGGCACGTCACCCTCCCTCTTGTGTGGGAGGTGTTCAAACTCGGGGTGCTGTATCTGGTCATTCACGCGCTGAACCTGTTCGGGCTGGTCTACGTGATGAACCTGAACCAGCCGAACAGCGACACGGACGTCATTCTGACCTATCTGTATCAGAAGGGCTTCGCGGAGAACGACTTCGGCTATGCGGCAGCCATCGCCAGCGTGGGGTTCGTCATCATCCTGTTGACAGTCCTGCTGTCCCTGAGGCTGCTGAAGCGAGAGACAGTGGAATACTGA
- the queF gene encoding NADPH-dependent 7-cyano-7-deazaguanine reductase: MSEEQQYSLETFENQFPEREYRIEISCPEFTSVCPKTGLPDFGTIIITYCPDRLCIELKSLKYYLLNYRNRGVFYEHLTNTILDDIVAACRPRWCEVRGEFTPRGGIRTTVTARYNC; this comes from the coding sequence ATGAGCGAGGAGCAGCAGTACAGTCTGGAGACGTTCGAGAATCAGTTCCCGGAGCGGGAGTATCGCATCGAGATCTCCTGCCCGGAGTTCACCAGCGTCTGCCCGAAGACAGGGTTGCCGGATTTCGGTACCATCATCATCACCTACTGTCCGGACCGGCTCTGTATTGAGCTGAAGAGCCTCAAGTATTACCTGCTGAACTACCGCAACCGCGGAGTGTTCTACGAGCACCTGACAAACACCATCCTGGATGACATCGTCGCAGCCTGCCGCCCCCGCTGGTGCGAGGTGCGCGGCGAGTTCACTCCGCGGGGAGGCATCCGCACCACGGTGACCGCGCGCTACAACTGCTGA
- a CDS encoding LemA family protein, with amino-acid sequence MTMEAGFLIALAALALLIVLWVIATYNRLVSLRNQVENAWSQIDVQLRRRFDLIPNLVETVKGYAAHEKEIFEKVAEARARMMRAQSVPEQGEANNLLTSALKSLFAVAEAYPDLKANQNFLSLQNELANTEQQIARAREVYNDAVMMMNTMVQVFPASLVAGWFGFRIKDYFPVEEEARQPVKVSF; translated from the coding sequence ATGACTATGGAGGCAGGCTTTCTGATCGCTCTGGCTGCACTCGCCCTGCTCATCGTTCTGTGGGTCATAGCGACCTACAACCGGCTGGTCTCGCTGCGCAACCAGGTTGAGAACGCCTGGAGCCAGATAGATGTGCAACTCCGGCGGCGCTTCGATCTGATTCCCAATCTGGTGGAGACGGTCAAGGGCTACGCCGCGCACGAGAAGGAGATCTTCGAGAAGGTTGCCGAGGCCCGCGCGCGCATGATGCGGGCTCAGAGCGTGCCGGAGCAGGGGGAAGCAAACAACCTCCTGACTTCCGCACTGAAAAGCCTGTTCGCCGTGGCGGAGGCTTACCCGGACCTGAAAGCCAACCAGAATTTCTTGAGTTTGCAAAACGAACTGGCGAACACAGAACAGCAGATCGCACGGGCGCGAGAGGTCTACAACGACGCGGTCATGATGATGAACACCATGGTGCAGGTGTTCCCCGCCAGCCTGGTAGCCGGCTGGTTCGGCTTCCGCATCAAAGACTATTTCCCCGTTGAGGAAGAAGCGCGTCAGCCCGTGAAGGTAAGTTTCTAA
- the kdnA gene encoding 8-amino-3,8-dideoxy-alpha-D-manno-octulosonate transaminase — translation MAETLAIHGGPKAKTTPPIPMYPGGLEIGEEEKAQVLEVLERKYLFRYYGPEEYPSKVRELELAFAEKMGAKYALAVNSCTSALISALVACGVGPGDEVIVNGYTFFASCAAIVAAKAIPVICDIDDSFTMDPEDLERRITPQTKAVIAVHMRGAPCDMDRITEICKRHNLKLIEDVAQACGGSYKGKRLGTFGDVGCFSFQYHKIITAGEGGMAITDDPLLYDRLMGYHDTAACWRPDRFGEERYKGELFVGENYRMSELTGAVMLAQLAKLDGLLERMRRNKKRIKDQIADLRGITFRRLNDEQGDTAICLMFMLEDASQVQRFCEALQAEGVEAKGVFDKGIPDWHIYAHWKHIINMASTTPVGCPYTCPYYKGELPKYSEDMCPNTLAYLSRTIHLDIPPQMTEEDCDMTAKAIRKVAEALL, via the coding sequence ATGGCTGAGACTCTGGCGATTCACGGCGGCCCGAAGGCTAAGACTACCCCTCCCATCCCCATGTATCCCGGCGGCCTGGAGATCGGGGAAGAGGAGAAAGCTCAGGTGCTGGAAGTTCTGGAGAGGAAGTATCTCTTCCGCTATTACGGCCCGGAGGAGTATCCATCCAAGGTCCGGGAGCTGGAGCTTGCGTTCGCGGAGAAGATGGGAGCGAAGTATGCTCTGGCGGTCAACTCCTGCACGTCCGCGCTCATCAGCGCGCTGGTGGCGTGCGGAGTGGGACCGGGTGACGAGGTCATCGTCAACGGCTATACGTTTTTCGCCTCCTGCGCGGCCATCGTGGCGGCCAAGGCCATCCCGGTCATCTGCGACATCGACGACAGCTTCACGATGGATCCGGAAGATCTGGAGCGCCGAATCACACCGCAGACCAAAGCGGTTATTGCGGTCCACATGCGGGGAGCGCCGTGCGACATGGACCGAATCACGGAGATCTGCAAAAGGCACAACCTGAAGCTGATCGAAGACGTCGCGCAGGCCTGCGGGGGATCCTACAAGGGCAAGCGCCTGGGCACCTTCGGCGACGTGGGATGCTTCAGCTTCCAGTACCACAAGATCATCACCGCAGGCGAAGGCGGGATGGCCATCACGGATGATCCGCTCCTCTACGATCGCCTGATGGGATACCACGACACCGCGGCCTGCTGGCGCCCGGACCGGTTCGGCGAGGAGCGCTATAAGGGCGAGCTCTTTGTGGGCGAGAATTACCGGATGAGCGAACTGACGGGCGCGGTCATGCTGGCCCAGCTTGCCAAACTGGACGGTCTTTTGGAGCGAATGCGCCGGAACAAGAAGCGCATCAAAGACCAGATCGCCGACCTGCGCGGCATCACCTTCCGCCGCCTGAACGACGAGCAGGGGGACACTGCCATCTGCCTGATGTTCATGCTGGAGGACGCTTCGCAGGTGCAGCGGTTTTGCGAAGCGCTGCAGGCAGAGGGAGTGGAGGCAAAGGGTGTGTTCGACAAGGGCATCCCGGACTGGCACATCTACGCCCACTGGAAGCACATCATCAACATGGCCAGCACCACGCCGGTGGGTTGCCCGTACACCTGCCCCTATTACAAAGGGGAGCTGCCGAAATACAGCGAGGACATGTGTCCCAACACGCTGGCTTACCTGTCGCGGACCATCCATCTGGACATCCCTCCCCAGATGACGGAAGAGGACTGCGACATGACGGCGAAAGCCATTCGCAAGGTGGCCGAAGCGCTGCTATAG
- a CDS encoding hydroxypyruvate isomerase — translation MKLDVCLEMVFTDLPTEERIVRIGRAGYSAVEFWFHDATFDGNGCPPGTGKDADAVRQACQQAGVELNNMVVNAPDGSFGGSPVDSRDLQKYLERTEEVIAFAKRAGCSKAITCTGNLVPGLERPAMRANLEKALAAAAEIAQKNAFTLLLEPLNTHVDHPGYYLDSSHEGAEIVRAIGSPSLKLLYDVYHMQIMEGNIISNIRGHRDVIGHFHSAGVPGRHEHFGTELNYPAILRAIEESGYTGCFGLEYAPEMQDHAESLVRVREYLEGRG, via the coding sequence ATGAAACTGGATGTTTGCCTGGAGATGGTCTTCACGGACCTGCCGACCGAGGAGCGCATCGTGCGCATCGGTCGGGCGGGCTACTCGGCGGTGGAGTTCTGGTTCCACGACGCAACTTTTGACGGCAACGGCTGTCCGCCTGGCACCGGCAAGGATGCCGACGCGGTGCGGCAGGCCTGTCAGCAGGCCGGCGTGGAGTTGAACAACATGGTGGTCAACGCCCCGGACGGCAGCTTCGGTGGCTCGCCAGTGGACTCCCGGGACCTTCAGAAGTATCTGGAGCGCACGGAAGAGGTGATTGCGTTTGCGAAGCGCGCGGGATGCTCGAAAGCCATCACGTGCACCGGCAACCTGGTGCCCGGACTGGAGCGCCCGGCGATGCGGGCCAATCTTGAAAAGGCTCTGGCCGCTGCGGCGGAGATAGCCCAAAAGAACGCCTTCACGCTCCTCCTGGAGCCCCTGAACACGCACGTGGATCATCCCGGCTACTACCTGGATTCCTCCCACGAGGGAGCCGAGATCGTCCGGGCCATTGGAAGCCCTTCCCTGAAGCTGCTCTATGACGTCTATCACATGCAGATCATGGAGGGGAACATCATCTCCAATATCCGCGGGCATCGGGACGTCATCGGACATTTCCACTCCGCGGGAGTACCCGGACGGCACGAGCACTTCGGCACGGAACTGAACTATCCGGCCATCCTGCGCGCAATCGAGGAGTCAGGATACACAGGCTGCTTCGGCCTGGAGTACGCGCCGGAGATGCAGGATCACGCCGAATCCCTCGTCCGCGTCCGGGAATACCTTGAAGGACGCGGCTGA